The following proteins come from a genomic window of Bacillales bacterium:
- the mgsA gene encoding methylglyoxal synthase, whose amino-acid sequence MKIALIAHDQKKQAIIDFAVAYEPILSKHDLYATGTTGKKISEATGLDIHRFQSGPLGGDQQIGAMIAQNEMDLVLFFRDPLTAQPHEPDITALIRLCDVYEIPLATNMASAEIMIHALKDGKFAWRSIIHERETRHGRRA is encoded by the coding sequence GTGAAAATCGCCCTCATTGCCCATGATCAAAAGAAACAAGCCATCATCGATTTTGCTGTTGCTTATGAACCCATCTTAAGCAAACATGACTTGTACGCGACCGGGACAACCGGTAAAAAAATCAGCGAAGCCACAGGGCTCGATATCCATCGTTTTCAGTCCGGGCCGCTCGGAGGCGACCAACAAATCGGAGCCATGATCGCGCAAAACGAAATGGATCTCGTGCTGTTTTTCCGGGATCCGTTAACCGCGCAGCCTCACGAACCTGACATTACGGCGCTTATACGTCTTTGTGACGTTTACGAAATTCCATTGGCAACAAATATGGCGAGCGCGGAAATCATGATTCATGCATTAAAGGACGGAAAGTTCGCGTGGCGATCGATCATTCATGAAAGAGAGACTCGACATGGCAGACGCGCGTAA
- a CDS encoding ubiquinol-cytochrome c reductase iron-sulfur subunit encodes MSSEHDVSRRQFLNYTLTGVGGFMAAGMTLPMIRFAIDPLLKQGKGEENFYDIGLKESDLTEQPQKIQFVQKDIKDGWYTFDQKKEVYVFKHEGEIFALSPVCTHLGCLVHWSPEPPYANEFQCPCHGSRFTKTGINIAGLPATAPLHRYDVKVKDGKILIGNLHPRNNIPAVPPKY; translated from the coding sequence ATGTCAAGCGAGCATGATGTTTCAAGACGCCAGTTTTTAAATTATACGTTAACAGGCGTTGGCGGCTTTATGGCTGCGGGAATGACTTTGCCGATGATTCGCTTCGCCATCGATCCGCTGTTGAAGCAAGGAAAAGGCGAAGAGAATTTTTACGACATCGGGTTGAAGGAAAGCGATTTAACGGAACAACCCCAAAAGATTCAATTTGTTCAGAAAGATATTAAAGACGGTTGGTATACGTTCGATCAGAAGAAAGAAGTTTACGTGTTCAAACATGAAGGGGAGATTTTCGCTCTTTCGCCCGTTTGCACGCATTTAGGCTGTCTCGTTCACTGGTCGCCGGAACCGCCGTATGCGAACGAATTCCAATGTCCTTGTCACGGCAGCCGCTTTACAAAGACCGGAATCAACATTGCTGGATTACCGGCAACGGCACCGCTTCATCGGTACGATGTAAAAGTAAAGGACGGCAAAATTCTCATCGGGAATTTACATCCGCGCAACAATATTCCGGCAGTACCGCCAAAATATTAA
- a CDS encoding c-type cytochrome produces MHRGKGMKFVGDSRIPLNRSKNVPKDYSEYPGKTEAFLPNFLLKEWMVGAVFLVGFLVFIIASPPPLEREADPLAAGYTPLPDWYFLFLYQFLKYTYASGHYVVLGTVVFPGLGALALLLAPWLDRGPERRIAKRPIASGMMLLALISIFFLTWQSSVTHNWEHIEQQGQIQPTADIDKSSKGYKIYANQTCINCHGENLQGKIGPALIGIDKSVKEIKHIAKNGIGKMPAGQFQGTEEQLETLAKFIAGLGASGGGGGSAGE; encoded by the coding sequence ATGCATCGCGGGAAAGGCATGAAATTTGTCGGGGATTCCCGGATCCCATTGAATCGTTCAAAAAACGTTCCGAAAGACTATTCGGAATACCCGGGAAAAACGGAAGCGTTTTTGCCTAACTTTTTATTGAAAGAGTGGATGGTCGGCGCTGTTTTCCTTGTCGGCTTTCTTGTATTCATTATCGCTTCGCCGCCGCCGCTCGAGCGTGAAGCAGATCCATTGGCGGCAGGTTACACGCCGCTTCCCGACTGGTATTTCTTGTTTTTGTACCAGTTTCTCAAATATACTTACGCATCCGGACACTACGTCGTGCTCGGCACCGTCGTATTTCCGGGACTTGGCGCTCTTGCCCTTCTTCTTGCCCCATGGCTGGACCGGGGTCCGGAAAGAAGAATCGCGAAACGCCCGATTGCTTCGGGTATGATGTTGCTCGCTTTAATTTCAATTTTCTTCTTAACGTGGCAATCGTCTGTGACCCATAACTGGGAACACATTGAGCAACAAGGCCAAATTCAACCGACTGCCGATATCGACAAGAGTTCCAAAGGCTATAAGATTTATGCGAATCAGACGTGTATCAATTGTCACGGCGAGAATTTGCAAGGAAAAATCGGTCCAGCTTTGATCGGGATTGACAAGTCGGTGAAAGAGATTAAGCACATCGCCAAAAACGGCATCGGCAAAATGCCGGCCGGCCAGTTTCAAGGTACGGAAGAACAACTCGAAACGCTTGCGAAATTCATCGCAGGTCTCGGCGCGAGCGGAGGCGGCGGAGGCAGCGCAGGCGAATGA
- a CDS encoding DUF1405 domain-containing protein has protein sequence MTAIYYLLRKRNVLIALFIINLLGTVYGYYWYRHQLAASPAGFIPFIPDSPTASLFFVFVLAAFLLKIHVPWLEAFAAVTLFKYGVWAVGMNLAGGWLGDTLQFQNYMLIVSHASMAVEGLLFAPFYRFKPIHLLAAGVWTLHDVVIDYVFDMMPWYPILNEYKPFIGYLTFWLSLLSLFLVYQVALRKNRLKIEL, from the coding sequence GTGACAGCAATTTATTACCTTTTACGGAAACGAAACGTCTTGATCGCCTTGTTTATTATTAATTTGCTTGGCACGGTTTACGGATATTACTGGTACAGGCATCAACTTGCCGCTTCACCAGCCGGCTTCATTCCTTTCATCCCGGACAGTCCGACGGCCAGTTTATTTTTCGTATTTGTTCTTGCTGCTTTTCTCCTAAAGATCCACGTGCCATGGCTTGAGGCGTTTGCCGCCGTTACGTTGTTTAAATATGGTGTTTGGGCGGTCGGCATGAATTTGGCAGGCGGCTGGCTCGGGGACACGTTGCAATTTCAAAATTACATGCTTATCGTTTCCCATGCGTCGATGGCTGTTGAAGGATTGTTGTTCGCGCCGTTTTACCGATTCAAGCCGATTCATTTGCTCGCCGCAGGCGTTTGGACGCTGCACGATGTTGTCATCGATTATGTTTTCGACATGATGCCTTGGTATCCGATCCTCAATGAATACAAACCGTTCATCGGCTACTTGACGTTTTGGCTCAGCCTGCTGTCTCTCTTTCTCGTCTATCAGGTGGCCTTGCGAAAAAATCGCTTGAAAATCGAATTGTAG
- a CDS encoding tetratricopeptide repeat protein, protein MIEKIEEAVAYVETGEVAKGLRLLEEAERESDEQERFQIAQLYREWGHVEKAKGIVEQLLKQFPEETELTFTLAELLIDQGEQERAVAILSDLDGTEEDFLRASLLLADIYMSEGLDEVAERKLLEAKRKDPAQPVVTYALAQFYFSLGLYAKSVPHYEQLMRDGELPDEPIALRLADALSGSGNFEAALEMYEKADSRYIDDDGLFHYGFTAWQAGETQRAIELFERLRENDPDYGKLYLYLTKAYRAEGAPHKALETAERGMELEGIHDDLAYEAGLTASSLGESETAENYFHRALAINSQHHGALKALAGLYRKNDDNEAVIELLRGRPDMEEHDPLLVWYLASAEHAEENFTEAAKHYADVESDLDSNPEFLEEYGDFLLEEGRRRQAKEKYEKAVTLDPTLLHLLEKIEQIDDPFS, encoded by the coding sequence ATGATCGAGAAGATTGAAGAAGCGGTCGCGTATGTTGAGACCGGCGAGGTGGCCAAAGGATTGCGGTTACTGGAAGAAGCCGAACGAGAGTCTGACGAACAGGAACGGTTTCAAATCGCGCAATTGTACCGTGAGTGGGGACATGTGGAAAAGGCGAAAGGGATCGTCGAGCAGTTGCTGAAGCAATTTCCTGAAGAAACAGAGCTCACTTTTACGTTGGCTGAACTGTTGATCGATCAAGGAGAACAAGAACGAGCGGTTGCGATTCTTTCCGATCTCGACGGCACTGAAGAAGATTTTTTGCGTGCTTCGTTGCTGCTTGCCGACATTTACATGAGTGAAGGATTGGACGAAGTGGCTGAACGAAAACTGCTCGAGGCGAAAAGAAAGGATCCCGCTCAACCGGTCGTCACCTACGCCTTGGCGCAATTTTATTTCTCACTCGGTCTTTATGCGAAGAGTGTGCCGCATTACGAACAACTCATGCGTGACGGAGAACTGCCTGACGAGCCGATCGCACTCCGATTAGCCGACGCCCTCAGCGGAAGCGGAAACTTCGAAGCTGCGCTTGAAATGTACGAAAAAGCGGACAGCCGTTACATCGACGATGATGGACTGTTTCATTACGGATTTACAGCGTGGCAGGCTGGTGAAACGCAGCGGGCGATTGAATTGTTTGAACGATTAAGGGAAAACGACCCGGATTACGGCAAGCTGTATTTGTATTTAACAAAGGCGTACCGAGCGGAAGGGGCGCCGCACAAGGCGCTTGAAACGGCCGAACGGGGGATGGAGTTGGAAGGCATTCATGACGATCTCGCTTACGAGGCTGGATTGACGGCGAGCAGCCTCGGAGAGTCCGAAACCGCGGAGAACTATTTTCACCGTGCGCTCGCGATCAACAGCCAACATCATGGAGCGCTGAAAGCGTTGGCGGGTTTGTATCGAAAGAATGACGACAACGAGGCGGTGATCGAATTATTGCGCGGCCGTCCGGACATGGAAGAACATGATCCCTTATTGGTTTGGTATTTGGCATCGGCTGAACATGCTGAAGAAAACTTTACCGAAGCTGCGAAACATTATGCCGACGTGGAAAGTGATTTGGATTCGAATCCCGAGTTTCTCGAGGAATATGGTGATTTCTTGCTTGAGGAAGGCCGAAGGCGCCAAGCGAAAGAAAAATACGAAAAGGCGGTCACGCTCGATCCGACCTTGCTTCATTTGCTTGAGAAAATCGAACAAATCGACGATCCTTTTTCTTGA
- the ypjB gene encoding sporulation protein YpjB, with product MRFVSSFFCALMLFMPATVFAAEPGMNHKWDKLADISAQALHLTQQEKYEEAKQMLDYFEKVFTDKNHQSSGLPMANLRVLTTTYELAKRSVTSVSEEAEARKQNVMRFHLVVDALNANKQPLWKSTEQQVMEPLHALKKTAQAKDERQFQRRLNEFLKAYELIHPALVVDLSMAEMGRIDSEIQYLIHYRTHFFNQPNAMEHLQRIESDFVALFNGTLKDQMEPTLPWVMLTIGGMIVVTLFYSGWKKYRAEKKARKKRKEKADHRSRF from the coding sequence ATGAGATTCGTTTCCAGCTTTTTTTGTGCGCTGATGCTTTTCATGCCGGCAACGGTTTTTGCTGCTGAACCAGGCATGAATCATAAATGGGACAAGTTGGCCGACATATCGGCACAGGCGTTGCACTTGACACAACAGGAAAAGTATGAAGAAGCGAAACAAATGCTCGACTATTTCGAGAAAGTATTTACCGACAAAAATCATCAATCGTCGGGTTTGCCAATGGCGAACTTGAGAGTATTAACGACGACGTATGAACTGGCAAAACGTTCCGTCACAAGCGTATCGGAAGAGGCTGAGGCGCGAAAACAAAACGTCATGCGGTTTCACTTGGTCGTTGACGCCTTAAATGCGAATAAGCAGCCGCTTTGGAAAAGCACGGAACAACAAGTAATGGAGCCGCTCCATGCCTTGAAAAAGACGGCGCAAGCTAAGGACGAACGACAATTCCAGCGTCGGTTGAATGAGTTTTTAAAGGCATACGAGTTAATCCACCCAGCCTTAGTTGTCGATTTGTCGATGGCGGAAATGGGCAGGATTGATTCGGAGATTCAATATTTGATCCATTACCGGACGCATTTCTTCAACCAACCGAATGCCATGGAACATTTGCAGCGCATTGAATCCGATTTCGTGGCTTTGTTCAACGGCACTTTAAAAGATCAAATGGAGCCGACGCTGCCGTGGGTGATGTTGACGATCGGCGGCATGATCGTCGTCACGTTGTTTTATTCGGGTTGGAAAAAGTACCGAGCAGAGAAAAAAGCACGTAAAAAAAGGAAGGAAAAAGCCGACCACCGGTCACGCTTTTGA
- a CDS encoding zinc metallopeptidase: protein MLLGIGFMAILIIIPLWAQARVKRAYHKYSKVSNTTGLTGAEVARKILDDNGLFNVSVREVQGRLNDQLSDHYDPRSKTVNLSSAIYHGTSIAGTAVAAHEVGHAIQDAKNYAPLRFRHSLVPVANLGSQMAFPLILFGVLFSMTGLALLGVVFFAAAVLFQIVTLPVEFNASSRAMNQVVSLGIIDGGERKNAKTMLDAAAMTYVAATLVAVLQLLWFLLSFVGMNED from the coding sequence ATGTTGTTAGGGATCGGATTTATGGCGATCTTAATTATTATCCCGCTGTGGGCTCAAGCTAGAGTGAAACGGGCTTACCATAAATACTCGAAAGTAAGTAATACGACCGGGCTTACCGGCGCCGAAGTTGCGCGCAAAATCTTGGACGACAACGGATTGTTTAACGTTTCCGTCCGTGAAGTGCAAGGCCGGTTGAACGATCAATTGAGCGACCATTACGATCCGAGGTCGAAAACGGTGAACTTGTCCAGCGCCATTTATCACGGAACTTCCATTGCCGGCACGGCCGTTGCCGCGCACGAGGTTGGACACGCGATTCAGGATGCGAAGAACTACGCACCGCTGCGCTTTCGGCACTCGCTTGTACCGGTCGCCAATCTCGGTTCGCAAATGGCGTTTCCGTTGATTTTGTTCGGTGTCCTTTTCAGCATGACCGGACTCGCATTGCTCGGCGTTGTCTTTTTCGCAGCCGCCGTTTTGTTCCAAATCGTCACGTTGCCCGTTGAATTTAATGCGTCCAGCCGCGCGATGAACCAAGTTGTCTCCCTCGGCATCATCGACGGCGGTGAACGCAAAAACGCCAAAACTATGCTTGACGCGGCAGCGATGACTTACGTGGCGGCTACGCTTGTCGCCGTACTTCAACTGCTCTGGTTTTTGCTCAGTTTTGTCGGGATGAACGAAGATTAA
- a CDS encoding YpiF family protein, with amino-acid sequence MKMKWTVRDVGAYFAERDYVDTAVVPLVKITWHNEIKATVEQGEFTTLMADRLEGQLKGRLMLFPPFTYLKSEDVANRLKRLQSWMEMLRRDGMKHVFLITSDAEWKTVESDLDESLIWIPSLPLEHMDPEHGDEMIANQTKQLLQIVTAKWQNA; translated from the coding sequence ATGAAAATGAAGTGGACGGTTCGCGACGTCGGCGCGTATTTCGCAGAAAGAGATTATGTCGACACAGCCGTCGTGCCGCTGGTGAAAATTACGTGGCATAACGAAATTAAAGCAACGGTTGAACAAGGTGAATTTACCACATTGATGGCCGATCGATTGGAAGGGCAGTTGAAGGGACGGTTGATGCTGTTTCCCCCGTTTACTTACTTAAAAAGCGAGGATGTTGCAAACCGGTTGAAGCGGCTTCAATCGTGGATGGAGATGCTTCGCCGCGACGGGATGAAACACGTCTTCCTGATTACTTCGGACGCCGAATGGAAGACGGTTGAGTCCGATCTGGACGAATCGTTGATTTGGATCCCGTCGCTTCCGCTCGAACATATGGATCCGGAACACGGCGATGAAATGATTGCCAATCAAACGAAACAATTGTTGCAAATCGTAACTGCAAAATGGCAAAACGCATAG
- a CDS encoding YitT family protein, with product MFSIKLKNVLFILIGSAVYAFGIVHFNIENHLAEGGLTGVTLILYALFGIDPGLSNLLLNIPLFLIGWRLLGRNVFIYTIVGTVAYSMFVWLFLHTLRFNLPLHEDMTLAALFAGVFGGVGLGIIFRYGGTTGGSDILARLANKYIGWSVGKTFFVTDVLVLGSSLVYLSYHQVMYTLVAVFVGSRVIDFIQKGAYAAKAATIISAKNKEIAKKIISEMDRGATVLRGTGGFTGEEKDVLYCVVGRNEIFRLKTVIRKVDPHAFVAVNDIHEALGEGFTLDENKNPIVDD from the coding sequence ATGTTTTCCATTAAACTGAAAAATGTATTGTTCATTTTAATCGGATCGGCCGTCTACGCGTTCGGCATCGTTCACTTCAACATTGAAAACCATTTGGCCGAAGGCGGATTGACAGGGGTTACGCTCATTTTATATGCATTGTTCGGCATCGATCCGGGCTTAAGCAATCTTCTGTTGAACATCCCGTTATTTTTGATCGGCTGGCGGCTCCTCGGCCGTAACGTTTTCATTTATACGATCGTCGGAACGGTCGCTTATTCGATGTTCGTCTGGCTATTTCTGCACACCTTACGCTTCAATCTTCCGCTGCATGAAGACATGACGCTTGCCGCATTGTTTGCCGGCGTTTTCGGCGGGGTCGGCCTCGGCATCATTTTCCGATACGGCGGAACGACGGGAGGTTCGGATATTCTTGCCCGTCTGGCGAACAAGTACATCGGATGGAGCGTCGGGAAAACGTTTTTCGTCACTGATGTTCTCGTGCTCGGATCATCGCTCGTCTATTTGAGTTATCATCAAGTCATGTATACGCTCGTCGCCGTGTTCGTCGGTTCCCGGGTGATTGATTTCATCCAGAAAGGCGCCTATGCCGCAAAAGCCGCGACGATCATTTCCGCGAAAAACAAAGAAATCGCCAAAAAGATTATAAGCGAGATGGATCGCGGAGCGACCGTATTGCGAGGTACCGGTGGCTTTACCGGCGAGGAAAAAGACGTCCTTTATTGTGTCGTCGGCCGAAACGAAATTTTTCGATTGAAAACGGTCATTAGGAAAGTCGATCCGCATGCGTTCGTCGCCGTCAATGACATTCATGAAGCACTTGGAGAAGGATTTACGCTCGACGAAAACAAAAATCCGATCGTCGACGACTAA
- the dapB gene encoding 4-hydroxy-tetrahydrodipicolinate reductase → MNKVSEQPIQIIVAGPRGKMGSETIRMISETDHFQLAAVVDSKNGGKRVADLQGLPKLDAAVYEDLQQCIDESNADVLIDFTTPEVGKDHAKIAVKHRLRAVIGTSGFTENDVRELSKLAEQNDTGIIIAPNFAIGAVLMMKFSKLAAKYFPAVEIIEQHHDGKLDAPSGTAVKTAEMMAEVREAKKQGHPDESESLEGARGAEMAGMRIHSVRLPGLVAHQEVIFGGDSETLKIRHDSIHRKSFMSGVKLAVETVVGLNVLVYGLDEILE, encoded by the coding sequence ATGAACAAGGTGAGTGAACAACCGATTCAAATTATCGTAGCCGGTCCGCGGGGGAAAATGGGAAGCGAAACGATTCGCATGATTTCCGAAACGGACCACTTTCAGCTTGCTGCTGTTGTCGATTCGAAAAACGGCGGCAAACGGGTGGCGGATTTGCAAGGATTGCCGAAGCTGGACGCTGCGGTTTACGAAGATTTACAGCAATGCATCGATGAGAGCAATGCCGACGTGTTGATCGACTTTACGACCCCGGAAGTCGGAAAAGATCATGCGAAAATCGCAGTGAAACATCGATTGCGAGCGGTCATCGGGACTTCCGGGTTTACGGAGAACGACGTTCGCGAATTGTCCAAGCTCGCCGAACAAAACGATACAGGAATCATCATTGCTCCGAACTTTGCAATCGGTGCTGTTTTAATGATGAAGTTTTCGAAGTTGGCGGCGAAATATTTTCCCGCCGTTGAGATTATTGAACAACATCATGACGGTAAATTGGACGCGCCTTCGGGAACGGCCGTGAAAACAGCGGAAATGATGGCGGAAGTACGCGAAGCGAAAAAACAAGGACATCCGGACGAAAGCGAATCGCTTGAGGGGGCAAGAGGGGCGGAAATGGCCGGTATGCGCATTCACAGCGTGCGCCTTCCCGGACTCGTTGCGCATCAAGAAGTGATTTTCGGCGGAGACAGCGAAACCTTGAAAATCCGCCACGATTCGATTCATCGCAAGTCGTTCATGTCCGGCGTGAAATTGGCGGTCGAAACCGTCGTTGGCTTAAATGTGCTCGTCTACGGTCTCGATGAAATTTTGGAATAA
- a CDS encoding ReoY family proteolytic degradation factor, whose product MIFDVKLAEKKQFIRWFLNQHELKKRECVWLLNYLTGDDRLMDHVHFIRHAEYCPKAIIMSARCTQDVPFQYFKQHVMTVDPEKAFHDIRMFRNEPLYIQLNFKNHHLCPEYAAVLEENPHYEEQISDVYADIAESVILDAKKKFEQNDLMRKIDLALEANDKQTFMKLTKQLKHPFSP is encoded by the coding sequence ATGATTTTCGATGTCAAGCTGGCAGAGAAGAAGCAGTTCATTCGCTGGTTTCTTAACCAACACGAGTTGAAGAAAAGAGAATGCGTCTGGTTGCTGAATTATTTGACCGGCGACGACCGCCTGATGGACCATGTCCATTTTATCCGCCATGCCGAATATTGCCCGAAGGCGATTATTATGTCTGCCCGATGCACGCAAGACGTGCCGTTTCAATATTTCAAGCAGCATGTGATGACGGTCGACCCTGAAAAAGCGTTTCACGACATTCGAATGTTCCGAAACGAGCCGTTGTACATTCAGCTCAATTTTAAAAATCACCACCTTTGTCCGGAATATGCGGCCGTTTTGGAAGAAAATCCGCATTATGAGGAACAAATTTCCGATGTATATGCGGATATCGCCGAGTCGGTCATTCTCGATGCGAAAAAGAAGTTTGAACAAAACGATTTGATGCGAAAAATCGATCTGGCGCTAGAAGCGAATGATAAGCAAACTTTCATGAAACTGACCAAACAATTAAAGCATCCGTTCTCCCCTTGA
- a CDS encoding nucleotide pyrophosphohydrolase — MNAKSMKTLQQEVDEYIGQFKEGYFSPLAQLARLTEELGELAREINHHYGEKQKKPTELPRTLTEETGDLFFVLISLANSLDIDLEEAFDTVMEKFRTRDKNRWTRIQEGDEQGE; from the coding sequence ATGAATGCCAAATCGATGAAGACGCTCCAGCAAGAAGTCGACGAATACATCGGTCAATTTAAAGAAGGTTATTTTTCCCCGTTGGCACAGCTTGCCCGGCTGACGGAAGAACTCGGGGAATTGGCCAGGGAAATCAATCACCATTACGGCGAAAAACAAAAGAAACCGACGGAGCTTCCGCGCACGTTGACCGAGGAAACCGGCGATTTGTTTTTTGTGTTGATCTCATTGGCGAATTCACTGGACATCGATCTGGAAGAAGCCTTTGATACAGTGATGGAGAAATTCCGTACGCGGGACAAAAATCGTTGGACAAGGATACAGGAGGGAGATGAACAAGGTGAGTGA
- a CDS encoding cytochrome b6, with translation MLSKFYDWIDERLDITPMWRDLADHEVPEHVNPAYHFSAFVYCFGGLTFFIIVIQILSGMFLTMYYVPDIERAWDSVYYLQNNVAFGVIVRGMHHWGSSLVLVMVFLHTLRVFFTGSYKKPREMNWVVGVLMFFILLGLGFTGYLLPWDMKAYFATKVGLQIAASVPLFGPWIKTILQGGDLVGAQTLARFFAIHVFFLPAALFGLLAAHFIMIRKQGISGPL, from the coding sequence ATGCTATCGAAGTTTTACGACTGGATAGACGAACGCCTGGACATTACGCCCATGTGGCGAGATCTTGCCGATCACGAAGTTCCCGAGCACGTCAATCCAGCCTATCATTTTTCTGCCTTCGTTTATTGCTTCGGAGGTCTAACCTTTTTTATCATTGTCATTCAAATCTTGTCTGGCATGTTTTTGACGATGTATTATGTTCCGGATATTGAAAGAGCCTGGGATTCTGTTTATTATTTGCAAAACAACGTAGCATTCGGGGTTATCGTCAGGGGCATGCACCATTGGGGATCCAGCCTCGTTTTGGTGATGGTATTTTTACATACCTTAAGGGTGTTTTTCACCGGTTCCTACAAAAAACCGCGTGAAATGAACTGGGTCGTCGGTGTGTTAATGTTTTTCATTTTGTTGGGACTCGGTTTCACCGGTTACTTGTTGCCGTGGGACATGAAAGCTTATTTCGCGACGAAAGTCGGTTTGCAAATTGCCGCCTCGGTTCCGTTGTTTGGACCGTGGATCAAAACCATCTTGCAAGGCGGCGATTTGGTCGGTGCGCAGACGCTTGCCCGCTTCTTTGCGATTCATGTCTTTTTCCTTCCAGCAGCTTTATTCGGACTGTTGGCGGCTCACTTTATCATGATTCGAAAACAAGGCATTTCCGGTCCCCTGTAA
- a CDS encoding prephenate dehydrogenase — translation MKQVFVIGLGLIGGSLALSIKKQHPTYEIVGYDVDAEQVQLAESLGVIHRSETEISAGTPSADLVVIAAPVLKAEKVIEQLAACTFKAGAMITDVGSTKKEIMKKARVFREKDVTFIGGHPLAGSHKTGVASASGRLFENAFYVLIPDGNATPGRLGELKEWLAGTKATFIEMTADEHDRIVGSISHFPHIVAAGLVHQLSKLDDERFDLKRLAAGGFRDITRIASASPRMWHDVLMHNQEVLLELMSRWETEMNEVKSMIEQKDSARIFAYFQEAKRIRDLLPQRKKGALPPLFDLYVDVPDYPGVIAHVTNVIAKAEISITNIRIIETREDIIGVLRLTFRSEEDREQAERALNAESYKTYVSD, via the coding sequence GTGAAGCAAGTTTTTGTCATCGGACTCGGTTTAATCGGAGGTTCGTTAGCGCTCTCAATTAAAAAACAACATCCAACGTATGAAATTGTCGGTTATGACGTGGATGCGGAGCAAGTGCAGCTTGCCGAATCGCTCGGTGTCATCCATCGCTCGGAAACGGAAATCTCCGCCGGAACACCGTCCGCCGATCTCGTTGTCATTGCCGCCCCCGTGCTGAAAGCGGAAAAGGTGATCGAACAATTGGCAGCTTGCACGTTCAAAGCGGGTGCGATGATCACTGACGTCGGCAGCACGAAAAAAGAAATCATGAAGAAAGCGCGTGTGTTTCGCGAGAAAGACGTGACGTTCATCGGCGGTCATCCGCTTGCGGGTTCGCACAAGACCGGCGTTGCTTCGGCAAGCGGCCGTTTGTTCGAAAACGCTTTTTATGTGCTTATTCCTGACGGAAATGCAACCCCCGGCCGGCTCGGCGAATTGAAAGAGTGGCTGGCAGGAACAAAGGCGACATTCATTGAGATGACCGCTGACGAACACGATCGGATCGTTGGTTCAATCAGTCATTTCCCGCATATCGTCGCCGCCGGCCTCGTTCACCAACTGTCAAAGCTCGACGATGAGCGGTTTGATTTAAAAAGGCTCGCGGCTGGAGGATTTCGCGACATTACGAGGATCGCCTCGGCCAGCCCGCGCATGTGGCACGACGTGCTTATGCACAATCAGGAAGTGCTGCTTGAATTGATGAGCCGCTGGGAAACGGAAATGAACGAAGTGAAATCGATGATTGAACAAAAGGACAGTGCGAGGATCTTCGCGTATTTTCAAGAGGCAAAACGCATCCGCGACTTACTGCCGCAACGTAAGAAGGGTGCGCTGCCGCCGTTGTTCGACCTCTATGTCGATGTCCCCGACTATCCGGGCGTGATCGCTCATGTTACGAACGTGATTGCGAAAGCAGAGATTAGCATTACAAATATTCGTATTATCGAAACGCGAGAGGACATCATCGGCGTACTCCGGCTAACGTTTCGCAGCGAAGAAGACAGGGAACAAGCGGAACGCGCGTTAAATGCGGAATCTTATAAAACTTATGTCAGCGATTAA